The genome window GCCATCTCATAGGCTTCCTGTGAGCGCATGTCTATGCTGGAATACCTGTAcagcaaaaaagaaactaaTCAAATATCGTTTAGTACTGTTGCAAATATTTACAGAGGGTCTTATGCAAAAGCAGAGGGTAAAAGATGCCATTATTAGGTTTACAGAAATGTAACGTCTTACGTCAACAATGTTTTTTGGTTGACTCCCTCCAGCATTGACAGCACTCTCTCCAGCTTATCCTGTGTGATGTGATCTAGGAGACagcttttttttaagtatatttAAAGGGACATCAGTTCACATAACAAGTGTTTTGCTTATATTCTTGCACTTCAGGTATATAAATTAGAACTGCTCttataaaacctttaaaaccaCATACACAATTCAGTCACAGGCAGGGCTGAACTTCCATAAGGCAAGAGGTGGAGTACACCCTGTACAGGTCGGTattctgttgcagggctaacaaaGAGATGCAGACAACTCACATTCACATCTACGGCCAATTTAGAGTCACCATAAGAGTCACCATATTTTTGAGTTAAATTGACACGCATGTCTATGGACTGCAGAGAAACCAGCCCAAGGACTGGGAGAACATAGTCCTCACAAAGACTCCAGCAGGTCAGTGGATTCGTAGCCAAGACCCTTTCCCTGCTGTGAGGTGACAATTCTAAACACAACACCTTTGTGCCGCCATGATACTTTATCGAAAAGGACTTTGCTATTTTAAGTGAAAGATTGAGGAAGCTCAAACTAAAAGAGAAATTATTCATACCATAGGTGGATCTTTCCACAACTCGACCTGTGTTAGTGAAATTATCTGTTGCAGTTCCAAATTCAGCCTCCAGGGTATAATCCTGCAAGAAATATTGTAGAATTGGATCTGTCAGCGTTGGATCTGAACTGCATCAGTTTATGTCTGAGAGAAAATTACAAATTACCCTCGTCACTCTTGTGGTGTAGAAATCATTCAGCGCCTTGTTTCCATTCCCAACGGCAAGaactagaatagaatagaattcaactttattgtcattgcacatgcacagggcaacgaaatgcagtttgtatccatccagaagtgctttagccatgatatagatatattacaatatatattagcagtaatatagatatgtaagtatattgcagaaatgggtctattatggtatgttataatgtacacggtatgaagtatgttatgaatattctataagtatgtacaggctgtagtgagtacaagctatgaacaggctatgaacaggatataaatatgaaataaaaaactatacagaaatctgagatatacagttatacagaaatgcgaactatgcaagttataaacacttgtaggattaaaaattatcgtttgtacagaatgattatttacacagaactatacagtgatgcagttaagataagtgagatatgtggataatttctacagaggctatataaagtgctagtggttgtgagtgatggttcagtccatgttattattgtgtgtttgacgTTTTACATTTTAGAAATATGTGGATATTCTCAGATCATTCACAAAACGAATGCCAACACTGTAATtaacaaatgatttttttcaaatgagCAATTCTAAAATTATACCTAGAACACCCGAGGAGAAAGTATCGAGGCGATGTCCGACTCCAACTCGGATATGCTGGAATTCAGGTCCTGTGACTAAAATCAAAATGAAACATTATATTCACTCACTACAGTGTTATTCACCACACCTGAGGTTTAATTTACTCCAGTCACATCTAAATTGAAACCAGATTTCATGGATGACCTGTTACAGGGTAAAACGGTGGAGACACAGAAATCTGTTATTTCTGTGTCTCCACAGAAAAAGTTATAAACACTGTTCAATatcaaagtggaaaaaaagttgtgaaaaagaaagtacaaCTTCTTTTAAATCAAAGGGTTTATGTGTCAAATATCATCTGCTACCAAAAATGACGCAAATACAACCTAAGATGAACAACAACATGACACACTGTGTCTCATTTATTTATCTCGGCTTCTGAAATGCTGAGGCAGAGTGTAAAAATGGCCAATGACCATTATGGCCAAAACtttccactttggtctcatctctCTACATTATAATAATCATTATAATGATCACTCCAACTGTAGAATGGTGGACTTCAGATTGTTTGGCATGACCTTATAACTGCCTCATCCTGTTGcctctttctgcttttataaaggTGGTCACACTGGCTGATGATCAGTCAATCAAAGTCTATACACAAttgtgtatttaatttttttccacacactgcCTCTGAAATTTGGcttaatttttgttaaataaacaatGACACAAAATTATGTTATCCACTGTTGTTCATCCGAGGTCATATTTACCAAATGTGAAGACTTGCTGGAGatcagaggattttttttttaatgctgcgACATGTAAAACtgtagaaaagaaagagagtgtACTTTTTTCACTTGTTCTGTAAAAGTAACAGATTTtaagttttgtctttttttgtaaaagAAGGGCTGTGAACTTTGCCACCTGATGATTTACTGCAAACTAAAGCATCTGACTGTGTTGTGAAGGTGTTTATACTTTAAAGGTGGAGTGATAGGGACGAGAGGTTGGTGCAGCTGGTTTCACTTGCACTTGGTTTTTCACAATGATGCTAACAAAACAGCTGCATGGACCATGAGGTCAGATAAATGTATCTTAATGTATCTGTTAATGTATCTTCAGAGCGGAGACAACACTTGTTAACATTTTCAGTAAGGTGGATGTACATACCCAGAGGGTGCTTGGATAGTACAGGAACCGATACTGCTGATACCGTGAGTCCTTTGGACGCTTCACTCTCGTGTCTGGGTTGTGCTAAGAGTCGAACCTCGTGGGGAAGTGGCTGGGAAGGCGCAGCATTCAAACCTGAGGTGTAATACACGCAAGGACATTCAAGTGTTAAGTTAAAGGCATGCTGAGTATTAGCTGCATCATGCCTCAGTTTAACAGCAGGACCACAAGACACCAGTGAAAAATAAACTACACTCACCTTTAAGAAGATTTGTCTCGATGCTGTCCCGTACCAGTTTCCAGTGAACACCAGCAGGTTTGTAGACACAGAACAGGCCCTCTAACTTCCGAAACGTCCGAATAGCTGGAGTTGCCATTATTCAGCAGCATCAGATTATACTTATGTcttggaaaaataataaaactaattaaaaaagaCTACATGTCATGGAAATTTTGACGAGTGacagttgttttgtttctacTGCCACTTTCTTCCATGTGAGCCTACGCGCATGCGTACATGATGACGCTTTTCATTCCTTATTTTTGGCCATACCGCCATCTACTGGAATGGATGTATGTGTACGCTATTTTAGTCCTTATATAAGTAGAGAAACGCCACCAGAGCTTCCACCAGAATTATTAAACAGCCGCTTATTGTGTGTAGTAACAAGCTGGGAGACGTGGAAGAATAATTGGTAttttattgggttttttttttgtttgtttgttttgtgtgtgaatTTTTACGGTTTGTTTCAGAAGATGGCAGTAGCAGCCGCCACTCAGAGAACAGAGTGGAAAAGAGGACGAAGAAGAAAGCAGGCAGCTAACTTTAGTCGCTGTTTATTTTCGTTGACAGCTGAGAAGACTTCAGTATCATTTCGGCATTTTTCTAATTTGAGGTTTTTGCTGTAAGCTGAAGCTTTGGCCTCTGCTGTTAAACTGCTGTGTGCGGGCAGGTACGTTAGTTTGTTTTCACGGGACACTGGTCAGAGAAACGCTACGTAGTTATTGTCAAACTCCACTCTTACATATCCAATTATGGTGACCTCGGGGGCAAGAAACACGTTGCTAAAACCAAATATGAGTTGAACTGAAACCTGGAGCTACACAACGAAACAGGATTTGGACTTATCCAGCAGGGTATACCCCCATGGTAAATGTGCTGCCAAGCTAAACTTTATTATGTTCCAGATTAGAGATCAACATGAGGTCATTGCACACTGACCACTCAGTCCTCCTTGAAAATAATATCGCCATTCCTGGAAGATCAGACACCTCTGTACGTGGATAATAGAAGGATCTGAAGTATTTTAATAGCATTAGACGACCTGCGCAGCACAGTGGTATGATGGTTAGTACCGTTGTCTCACCGCAAGAAGGTCCTGCGGTGAGACCTGAGTTCCTCCACAACCTTTCTGCGTGAGTTTTGTCTCCCTCCcagagtccaaagacatgtGGTTCGTTATCGTTAGTTATTTGGTTATTCTAAGTTGGCAATAGGTGTGAACGCGAGTTtggatggttgtctgtctctctgtctgttagCTGTGCGTCATATTCGTGACATGTCCAGGTTATACcctgcctttcgccctatggtagctgggataggcttgcTTCCTATGAAAAGTAATTTCTTCTTTCCAACAGTCATCAAGTGCTTTCTGGAGGATTACCCagttgttggggtttctctcttGT of Maylandia zebra isolate NMK-2024a linkage group LG5, Mzebra_GT3a, whole genome shotgun sequence contains these proteins:
- the trub2 gene encoding pseudouridylate synthase TRUB2, mitochondrial, whose product is MATPAIRTFRKLEGLFCVYKPAGVHWKLVRDSIETNLLKGLNAAPSQPLPHEVRLLAQPRHESEASKGLTVSAVSVPVLSKHPLVTGPEFQHIRVGVGHRLDTFSSGVLVLAVGNGNKALNDFYTTRVTRDYTLEAEFGTATDNFTNTGRVVERSTYDHITQDKLERVLSMLEGVNQKTLLTYSSIDMRSQEAYEMAVQGLLGPEGKSTPILTGLRCIRFQPPNFTLEVQCLNETQKYLRKIVHEIGLELRSTAVCNGVRRTRDGLFTLQDALIHHHWTAADVMQAIQLYHSTKKNKKPSKAANKTSALQTSEDNITETQQSEINDGVAR